TCTTTTCGATAGTCCAATTATCTGATAATTCTGCAAGTTCTTTTTTCATATTTTCCAAAAATTCATCATTGTCATAATTCAAGGAAATCAATGTAGGACCTGCACCGCTTATATATTCTCCCAATGCACCGTGTTTTTTAGACGCTTCAAAGATTTTTTCTGAATCGTTTATTAATGCGAATCTGTAAGGCTGGTGAATTTTATCGCCTAAAAGGAAACGTAAATTGTCGTATTTTCCTTTGTTAAAGGCATCTACAAGCAATCCTAACTTTGAAATGTTGTTTATTGCGTCAGAAACTAAGTAGGTTTTGGGCAATACACTTCTTGCTTTTTCTGTCGATAATTTAAAATTTGGGATCATTACGTAGAAACATAAATCATCAGAATTTATCAATGAACTGTAGACAAGGTTTTCCTTATCATGTGCAGTAAGCACCATTCCTCCGAAAATTGCAGGCACTACATTATCAGGATGTCCTTCCATTTCCACAGCCAATTTTGCCACCTCATTAATATCCAGCACATCACCAGCAAATTTATTTGCAATCATAATCCCAGCAACAATAGCAGATGAACTGCTTCCAAGCCCACGTGAAATTGGAATATCATTTTTTACAACATTCACTTTATAACTAGGAATATTTTTTACTAAATGTT
This is a stretch of genomic DNA from Leptotrichia hofstadii. It encodes these proteins:
- the thrB gene encoding homoserine kinase; this translates as MGLKFRVKVPGTSANIGVGYDCLGVALDYFLELEVEESDKIEFLENGEPFSIPIEENLIFEAIKYTEKHLVKNIPSYKVNVVKNDIPISRGLGSSSSAIVAGIMIANKFAGDVLDINEVAKLAVEMEGHPDNVVPAIFGGMVLTAHDKENLVYSSLINSDDLCFYVMIPNFKLSTEKARSVLPKTYLVSDAINNISKLGLLVDAFNKGKYDNLRFLLGDKIHQPYRFALINDSEKIFEASKKHGALGEYISGAGPTLISLNYDNDEFLENMKKELAELSDNWTIEKKKINLKCAEVY